CGTCCTTGAGGTACAGCGTCAGAGTACCGGTCAACAGCTCGCTCGCGGCCGGATCGAACACATACTGGTGCTTCCAGGACACGTGGTCGAGGAAACCTTCCAGCTTGTTCACATAACGACCGCCGTAACTTTGCAGGTCTTCCGGCGCGTCCGTCGCATCGCTCAGGAACTTGGTGGTATCCGTCAGCGTGATCACGGTCGCATTGGCGGAACCGCCAGCCAGCAACAGCAGCGCAGCGCCCAGCATCGCTAGGTATCTTTTCATGGCAAAATTCCTTGTTTCGGTTCTTTTTGGGAGAAGGCAGTGGCCCTCAGACCGTGATTAGCAATCGTCAGGCCAATTCTTAACCTCATGTTTTTAAATTATTTTATTCGGAATCTTGACGCCGACTTGTAAAGAAACCCGACGAATTATCAGCTTTGCCGGCAGGCCGTTCGACGCCGGTCACCCCCGGTAAACGGGCGCTGCTCCGGTGCCGGCCATCGACGCTCTGCGCCTTTCCCGGTAACCTGCCGGCACCGCGCCATTGCGGCCGCCCAGCAACCCGTGGACTCCCGACCATGCGCCTCGACTTTTTCCTCGCCAACGCCGCCGACATGACTCGCAAGGAAGCCCGCCGCTGCATCCTCGGCCGTCGCGTCACCATCAACGACGAGCTGTGCCGCAAAGCGGCCACACACCTGGCGGACGGCGACGTCGTCGAACTCGACGGCCAGCCGCTGACACTTCCCGGTGAACGCTACCTGATGCTGAACAAACCGGCCGATGTGGTCAGCGTCACCCGGGACGGCGAACACACGACCGTGACCGATCTGCTGCCGCCGGAACTGCGCCGCAACCTGCACGTGGCCGGCCGGCTCGATCTGGACACCACCGGTCTGGTGCTGCTGACGACGGACGGCCAGTGGTCACACCGGGTCACGTCGCCCAGGGCAAAGTGCAGCAAACGCTATCGGGTCGAGCTGGCGGAACCCTGGACGCCGGACATGGTGAGCGCCCTGGAGCAGGGCGTGACGCTGAAAAGCGATGACCGGCCGACCGCGCCGGCCGGTGTCGAGCCGTTATCGGAGAAGCAGCTGCGACTGACCCTCAGCGAGGGGCGCTACCATCAGGTCAAGCGCATGCTGGCGGCCGTGGGCAATCACGTGACCGGATTACACCGGGAAGCGATTGGCGCGGTTACGCTGGACCCGGAGCTGGGTCCCGGAGAATACCGTTCGCTGACCGAGGCGGAAATCGACAGCTTCCGATAGGAAAGCTGGGGGCTACTCCGCCTCGAAGCGCCCCGCCGCGCGGTTCTTGCGGGCGTGATGGGGATTGAGGATCTGGCCGCTCATGGCGATGTAGACGCCGCTGGCCAGGGACTGCAGCGCACCGAGGGCGAAGCCGACGTTGAATGGGGCGTCCGTCACACGCATGCGTGAGGGCTGCATGGCGCCGGTCAGGACGATGATGCGGTCCGGCAGGTCCGCCAGCACCCGCGCGGTGTCCACCATGGTGTCGGTGCCGTGGGTGATCAGGATACGGCGTTCCGGTGCCGCCTCCACCGCCGCGCGGATCGCCTGGCGGTCGGCGTCGGTCATGTCCAGGCTGTCCTTGCGCATTACCGATTCCACCCGGTAGGGCATCGACACCTGGGCCAGCGCGGCGATGTCCGCAAACTCGCTGTCGCCGATACTGAATTCGCTCTTGGCGTCGAAGTAGATCTTGTCGATCGTGCCGCCGGTGGTCAGTACCAGCAATCCGTTGTCCGTCATGACTCGCCCTCCGGTGGTTGCGCCAGCCTCAGGGTGTGGCCGTTTCGGCCTTTGCCGTCTGGCGACTGGCGTATTCGGCATTACGTCGATTCTCGTATGCCCGGGCGGCCTTGGCAATGCTGCCTCCCTGGCCGCTGGTCAGCCAGCGGCGCACCCGCCCGGCATCCCCCAGCGGCGTGCGGGTGCCGAAGGAATCCAGCAGCACCGCCACCACCTCGCGCCCGTCGATGCGGGTGACCATGATCAGGCAGCGCCCGGCCTCGGAGAGGTAGCCAGTCTTGCTCAGCTCTACATCCCAGCTCTGGCGGTGTACCAGCGGATTGGTGTTGCCGAAACGCAGATCGTAGCGCGGCTGGCGGAAATGCGCGGTGAAATAACCGGTGGTGGTGTAGCGGCGCAGCTCCGGGTGGGCGAAAGCGGCCCGCACCAGCTTGACCAGATCGCCGGCCGAGGCGTGGTTCTCCGGCGACAGGCCGGTCGGTTCCACGAAATGGCTGTGGCTCATCCCCAGCTCCGCGGCTTTCTCGTTCATCGCCCGCACGAAGGCGTCGAAGCCGCCGGGGTAATGCCGCGCCAGGGTGTAGGCCGCCAGGTTCTCCGACGACATCAGGGCGATGCGCAGCATGTCGCCTCGCTTGAGGGTGGAACCAATGCGGATGCGGGAGTAGGCGTTGTTCGGTGCCGGCCGATGGCGTTTGTAGACTTCCAGCCACTGGTCCATCGGCTGGCCGGCGTCCATGACCACCACCGCCGTCATCAATTTGGTCACCGAGGCAATGGGCACCGACCGGTCCGGGTGCTTGCTGAAGATGGGCTCGCCGCCGTCCACATAGGCCACTGCGGCATTGACCGAGGCCAGCTCCAGACCGGCCGGATCGGGCGCTGCCCAGGCACGGCTGCACGCCAGGATCGGCAGAATAACGAAAAGAAACAGCGGGAGTCGCCACCCACGGTGCATACTGGCCCTACCTCTGGAAATCGAACGCTTATGGAATGAGCGTTATACACGGATGAGCGCCGGAATTCAGCCCCGAATCCAGCGACAGACCATGGAATGGACCCTCAGGAAAGACCTATGCGCAACCTCCGCAGTACCCTCACCCTGATCGGCCTGGCCCTGCTGCTGGCCGCTTGCAGCGATCCCAGGCTGGAGCCGCTGTTCGACGACGATGTCATTCTGGCATTCGGCGACAGCCTGACCGAAGGCGTGGGTGTGGACGCGGAACAGAGTTACCCGGCAGCGCTGGAGCGGCTCAGCGGGCGCACCGTCGTCAATGCCGGCATCGCCGGAGAGACCACCACAGAGGGCCTGCAGCGCCTGCCGCAGGTTCTGGACCGGACGCGGCCCAACCTGATGATCCTGCTGGAAGGGGGTAACGATATCCTGCGCAACCACGACCCCGCGGTGACCGAAGCTAATCTGGAGCGCATGATTGAGATGGCCCGCGAGCGGGGTATCGAGGTCTTACTGGTGGGCGTGCCCGAGAAAAAACTGTTCTCCGACACGGCGCCGCTCTATGGCGACCTGGCGCGACGCTACGACCTGCCGTTCGAGGACGACGCTGTGGCCGACCTGCTGCGCAACCCGGAGGTCAAATCCGACGCCGTGCATTTCAACGCCGACGGTTACCGGCGCCTGGCCGAAGCCGTCTACGGGCAGTTGCAGGCCGAAGGCGCACTCTGAGCCACGACCTGCCGGTCTTCAGACCCGGAACACGGCCTCAGCCCAGAAAAATATAACGCCCACCGGAAGCGATCAGCACCACAACGATACCGAGCACCAGGTTAGCGAGTACAAACTTCCGGATCTGACCGATGCGACGGCCCGCCTCGGGAATGTCCTGATTCGCCAGCGCCTGTTTAAGACGGCGGTAGGGCGCAAACCATACGTGCAGGAACAGCAGCATCATCACCGCGCCCAGGGTGACCATCGCATGCACGTGCCAGCCGGCCGACCCCAAGCCATCGAAATACAGCCCCAGAGTGGCGAAACCCGACAGCAGCAGGACCACCACAGCGATCCAGACCCACAGGAAAAAGCGGGCCAGCGTGGCGCCCCACAGGGCCGCCCGTTGGGCCGGCTCCAATACCTGCACCGCCGCCGGGCGCAGCGCCACGTAAGCGAAGAACATACCCCCGACCCAGATCACGGCGGCCAGCGTATGAAGCGCAATCAAAAATCCCATAATGCCTGTCTCCTGAAGCGGTTACGGCGGGCACTATAGCAGGGCATCCGATCAGGCAACATGGCACGGGCCTCCCTGCCCGCACAGGATCAGGCGTGACTGTCGATAAAACCGTTCAGTTCACGCGCGCCCACGGCGCCGATCTGGGTGCCGACCGGCTCTCCGTCGCGGAACATCATCAACGTCGGGATCGAGCGCACGCGGTAGCGGGCGGCCACATCGCCATAGGCGTCCACATCCAGCTTGGCGACTTTCAGGCGTTCGCCCTGTTCGTCGGCGATGTCTTCCAGCAACGGGGCGATGGATTTGCACGGCGCGCACCACTCCGCCCAGAAGTCCACCAGGACGGGCCCTTCGGCGTTCAGCACTTCCTGCTCGAAAGTCTCTGCGGTCACGGCAACGGGTTCATGGCTCATGGTCTGTCCTCCTCTTGGTTTCACTCGTGGTTTGCACACATGGATCTGCAGCCACGGATCTGCAGACAATCTGCGGGATGCACAGGATCTGCGTTCTTTCACATGCCCCGGCCTGGGGACACGATGGGGTGTCGAGCCTGCCCGGTTTGCCTGGTCAGACGACCAGGGTATTGGCGGGTTAACCGCCACTCGACAGAACGCGACCTTCTATCCATAGATCGAATTTGTAGACCGGTCTACTACAAAACCGATCCAAAAAATCAGGCGCCCGGACGATCCGTCGCCTGATGACGTCTGCCCCGGCGGTCTCAGCCACCGATGGCTTTCCCGACACTACTATCGGGACTAATGTCGGGCGCGCGCGCCCAGCACTTGCCGGAAGAACATGTCGGCAAAGCCCTGCATCGGCGTCACCGATCGGCTCACCTTGGCACGCAGGGTGGCGCCCTGCCAGCCCATCTGCAGCAGCTGCGCCAACGCCGAGGTGTCGGCGGACGCGTCGATATCACCACGCTCGCGCGCCTCGTCGAGACAGCGGGCAAAACGTGCCTGCCAGTCGTTGAAAAGGCCATCCAGGCGCTGACGGAAGGCCTCGTTCTGTCCCGCCAGTTCCTGCCCCAGGTTGCCCGCCAGACAACCGCGACAACAGTCGCAGTCGGTCATATCGGCCATGCCTTCCTCCAGGAACTGGCGAATTCGCTCCAGCGGCGCCAGTTCCGCGTTGCCCAGGGTACGATTGAGGCGGTCTTCGTAATCCGCGGCGAAATCGTCGATCACCGCCAGCCCGAAATCCTCCTTGCTGGCGAAGTAATAGTAGAACGACCCCTTGGGCACCCCGGCTTCCTTGAGGACCACGTTGATGCCGGTGCTGTTGAAGCCGCGGCGGGCGATGATGTCGCTGCCCACCCGGATCAGTTCAGCCCGGGTTTCGTTGCCCAGTTTGGCCTGGGGTTTTGCGGTTACTGAAGTCATAGTTCGATATTAGACCAGTCGTCTAGTTGGCGTCAAACTGAACAGATTTCGGATACTACCGATTCCGGGCCATCCCCCAAGGAGAACGCGCAAGCCGCCGTCCGGTATACCGGTCGGACCGGCACCACGCCGGCCCGACGACCCGGTCAGAAGGCGTCGGTCACCGCTCCCTCGGAGGCGGAATTAACGGTGCTGGCGTACTTGGCCAGCACCCCGCGCCGGTACTTCGGCGCCGGCGGCTGCCAGGCCTGGCGGCGGCGCTCCAGCTCCTCATCGGACACGTCCAGCTCGATGGTATTGGCGTCGGCATCGATGGTGATGGTGTCGCCGTCTTCCACCAGCGCAATGGGCCCGCCATCGGCGGCTTCCGGCGTGACGTGTCCCACCACGAAACCGTGGCTGCCGCCGGAGAAACGGCCGTCGGTGATCAACGCCACGTCGCTGCCCAGTCCCTTGCCCATGATGGCGGAGGTGGGCGTGAGCATCTCGCGCATGCCGGGGCCGCCCTTGGGCCCTTCGTAGCGGATCACCAGCACATCGCCGGCCACCACCGTGCCGTCCATGATGCGGGCCTGGGCCTCTTCCTCGGAGTGGAACACCCGGGCGCGGCCGGTGAAGTGGGTCCCTTCCTTGCCGGTGATCTTGGCCACGGCACCGGTGGGTGACAGGTTGCCGCGCAGGATGCGCAGGTGACTGTCTTTCTTGATGGGGTTGTCGAGCGCGTGAATGATGTCCTGGTTGGCCGGATAGGGGGCCACCTCGGCCAGGTTCTCCGCCAGGGTACGGCCGGTCACGGTGAGACAATCCCCGTGCAGCATGCCGGCGTCCAGCAGGGTCTTCATCAACGGCTGGATGCCGCCGATGGCCACCAGCTCCGACATCATGTAGTGGCCGCTGGGACGCAGGTCCGCCAGCACCGGCACCTTGCGGCCGATACGGGTGAAATCGTCAATGGACAGGTCCACTTCGGCGGTGCTCGCCATGGCCAGCAGGTGCAACACGGCGTTGGTGGAGCCGCCCAGCGCGATCACCACGGTGATGGCATTCTCGAAGGCCTCGCGGGTCATGATGTCGCGCGGCTTGATATCCTTGTCGAGCAGGTTCAGGACCGCCGCGCCAGCGGCCCGGCAATCGGCTTCCTTGGTTTCGGACACAGCGTTCTGGGCCGAACTGCCGGGCAGGCTCATGCCCATCGCCTCGATGGCAGAGGCCATGGTGTTGGCGGTGTACATGCCGCCGCAGGAACCCGGGCCGGGAATCGCGGTTTCCTCGATCTGCTTTACCTCGATCAGATCCATGTCGCCCTTGGCGTGGGCGCCCACCGCCTCGAACACGGAGATGATGTCGGTGTGGTTCTCGCCCGGCTGGATGGTACCGCCGTAAACGAACACCGACGGCCGGTTGAGCCGCGCCAGACCGATCATGCACCCGGGCATGTTCTTGTCGCAGCCGCCGATGGCCACCAGGCCGTCAAACCCCTCGCAGCCGGCGGCGGTCTCGATGGAATCGGCAATCACCTCCCGCGACACCAGCGAATACTTCATGCCTTCGGTGCCGTTGGCGATGCCGTCGGACACGGTGATGGTGTTGAAGATCAGGCTCTTGCCACCGGCGTCGTCAGCACCGTGGCCGGCCTCTTCCGCCAGCCGGTTGATGTGCATGTTGCACGGGGTCAGGTTGCTCCAGGTGGACGCAATGCCCACCTGCGGCCGCTTGAAGTCCTCGTCGGTAAAGCCAACCGCGCGCAGCATGGCGCGACTGGCGGATTTGCCCAGGCCATCAACCACAGGGCTCGAGTAACGGCGACGCTTGTCTTCGCTCATATCGTCTCTCCCGGTCTGTCTGTTTTTATGCCGATGTCAGTCCGGCCGCGGCCGGTCGGGTTCGGTCCCGTCAGGAACATTGCCGCAGGACCAGCAGGCGATTATTGGCTGGCATGTCCTGCACGTCGTGGAACCGCAGCCCTCGCTCTGCGGCGCATTCGATCACGTCGGCCTCGTCCTTGATCCCACTGTCCGGATCGCGGCTGCGCAGCCACTCGTCCAGGGCCGCATTGCCTTCGCTGGTGAAACGTTGCTCGCGGTTGAAGGGGCCATAAAGCGCCGCGTAACCGCCCGGGCGCAGGGCCTCCGCGATGCGGTCGAACAGCGCCCGGACGATCGGCCAGCCTACAAAGTGCACGGTGTTGGCACTGAATACGCCGTCGAAATCCCCGGACGGGACGCTGTCGCGGGTCACGTCCAGGATCCGCGGGGGCGGCAGGTTGTCCAGGGCGGCCTCGGACTGCCAGGCCAGCAGGCCCGGCTGGGCATCTTCCAGGTCGCTCAGCTGCCAGACCACTCCCGCGTGGCGGGAGGCGATGTAGACGCCATGCTGGCCGGTGCCGCTGCCCAACTCCAGCCAGCGTCCGCCGCCGGCCAGATAGG
This DNA window, taken from Marinobacter bohaiensis, encodes the following:
- a CDS encoding CopD family protein, giving the protein MGFLIALHTLAAVIWVGGMFFAYVALRPAAVQVLEPAQRAALWGATLARFFLWVWIAVVVLLLSGFATLGLYFDGLGSAGWHVHAMVTLGAVMMLLFLHVWFAPYRRLKQALANQDIPEAGRRIGQIRKFVLANLVLGIVVVLIASGGRYIFLG
- a CDS encoding TetR/AcrR family transcriptional regulator, translated to MTSVTAKPQAKLGNETRAELIRVGSDIIARRGFNSTGINVVLKEAGVPKGSFYYYFASKEDFGLAVIDDFAADYEDRLNRTLGNAELAPLERIRQFLEEGMADMTDCDCCRGCLAGNLGQELAGQNEAFRQRLDGLFNDWQARFARCLDEARERGDIDASADTSALAQLLQMGWQGATLRAKVSRSVTPMQGFADMFFRQVLGARARH
- a CDS encoding asparaginase domain-containing protein, with the protein product MTDNGLLVLTTGGTIDKIYFDAKSEFSIGDSEFADIAALAQVSMPYRVESVMRKDSLDMTDADRQAIRAAVEAAPERRILITHGTDTMVDTARVLADLPDRIIVLTGAMQPSRMRVTDAPFNVGFALGALQSLASGVYIAMSGQILNPHHARKNRAAGRFEAE
- a CDS encoding pseudouridine synthase, coding for MRLDFFLANAADMTRKEARRCILGRRVTINDELCRKAATHLADGDVVELDGQPLTLPGERYLMLNKPADVVSVTRDGEHTTVTDLLPPELRRNLHVAGRLDLDTTGLVLLTTDGQWSHRVTSPRAKCSKRYRVELAEPWTPDMVSALEQGVTLKSDDRPTAPAGVEPLSEKQLRLTLSEGRYHQVKRMLAAVGNHVTGLHREAIGAVTLDPELGPGEYRSLTEAEIDSFR
- the ilvD gene encoding dihydroxy-acid dehydratase → MSEDKRRRYSSPVVDGLGKSASRAMLRAVGFTDEDFKRPQVGIASTWSNLTPCNMHINRLAEEAGHGADDAGGKSLIFNTITVSDGIANGTEGMKYSLVSREVIADSIETAAGCEGFDGLVAIGGCDKNMPGCMIGLARLNRPSVFVYGGTIQPGENHTDIISVFEAVGAHAKGDMDLIEVKQIEETAIPGPGSCGGMYTANTMASAIEAMGMSLPGSSAQNAVSETKEADCRAAGAAVLNLLDKDIKPRDIMTREAFENAITVVIALGGSTNAVLHLLAMASTAEVDLSIDDFTRIGRKVPVLADLRPSGHYMMSELVAIGGIQPLMKTLLDAGMLHGDCLTVTGRTLAENLAEVAPYPANQDIIHALDNPIKKDSHLRILRGNLSPTGAVAKITGKEGTHFTGRARVFHSEEEAQARIMDGTVVAGDVLVIRYEGPKGGPGMREMLTPTSAIMGKGLGSDVALITDGRFSGGSHGFVVGHVTPEAADGGPIALVEDGDTITIDADANTIELDVSDEELERRRQAWQPPAPKYRRGVLAKYASTVNSASEGAVTDAF
- a CDS encoding arylesterase, with the protein product MRNLRSTLTLIGLALLLAACSDPRLEPLFDDDVILAFGDSLTEGVGVDAEQSYPAALERLSGRTVVNAGIAGETTTEGLQRLPQVLDRTRPNLMILLEGGNDILRNHDPAVTEANLERMIEMARERGIEVLLVGVPEKKLFSDTAPLYGDLARRYDLPFEDDAVADLLRNPEVKSDAVHFNADGYRRLAEAVYGQLQAEGAL
- the trxA gene encoding thioredoxin, which encodes MSHEPVAVTAETFEQEVLNAEGPVLVDFWAEWCAPCKSIAPLLEDIADEQGERLKVAKLDVDAYGDVAARYRVRSIPTLMMFRDGEPVGTQIGAVGARELNGFIDSHA
- the pbpG gene encoding D-alanyl-D-alanine endopeptidase, which gives rise to MHRGWRLPLFLFVILPILACSRAWAAPDPAGLELASVNAAVAYVDGGEPIFSKHPDRSVPIASVTKLMTAVVVMDAGQPMDQWLEVYKRHRPAPNNAYSRIRIGSTLKRGDMLRIALMSSENLAAYTLARHYPGGFDAFVRAMNEKAAELGMSHSHFVEPTGLSPENHASAGDLVKLVRAAFAHPELRRYTTTGYFTAHFRQPRYDLRFGNTNPLVHRQSWDVELSKTGYLSEAGRCLIMVTRIDGREVVAVLLDSFGTRTPLGDAGRVRRWLTSGQGGSIAKAARAYENRRNAEYASRQTAKAETATP
- a CDS encoding DUF938 domain-containing protein; this encodes MTKPIAEHCLRNQQPIAEALSPYLAGGGRWLELGSGTGQHGVYIASRHAGVVWQLSDLEDAQPGLLAWQSEAALDNLPPPRILDVTRDSVPSGDFDGVFSANTVHFVGWPIVRALFDRIAEALRPGGYAALYGPFNREQRFTSEGNAALDEWLRSRDPDSGIKDEADVIECAAERGLRFHDVQDMPANNRLLVLRQCS